The window gtttagcaaaaagagtatgacttagattccgtctttccgagaccggaatctagtcacgatctcgacttagatatccgaaatggatctaagctggatcgacgcctaatgttcccttcccgggaatgcgtcctcacagtcactcccttccagtgacttacctttactcacctgctagacgtccggtcagcccttcaacccgtctggacttctcgccaagcgtccagtcatcccgtcgacccgcttggacttctcgccagctatccggtcagcccgtcgacctagctggacttctcgtcaagcgtccggtcagcccgtcgacccgcttggacttcgtaccagacatctggtcagtccgtcgacctgtctggacttcgtctgcacactcggtcagagtgttagatcacgacaaacctaacttaacccgatttgttattcatcaaaacctgagttagaccgttagtgctaaccgcaccaacaacttgAACATGATAAACTTGTAGAATGTTTGGAGAAAGGAGATATTGTTAGTGGAAAAGGGAAAAATCAGGAAATCAGTTTAAAACGACCAGGGGATACTTGTTGGGGTTCACATTACATGACTATTATCCGTTTGATGTCTACATGGACTTCTGCTTTAAAAGTGCTTGAAAATGTGTATGATGATGGTACTAATGATGATAATAGTGGTATCACCATCAGTTTGATTGATAAGATGGAGAGTTATGAATTTGTATTTGTGATGCATTTGATGAAATCTTTATTGGGAATCACAAATGAATTGTCACTTGCCTTACAATAAAAGGATCAAAACATTGTACTGGCTGTCAGTTTGATCAAGACAATGAAAGATCGATTACAAAAATTGAGTGAGGAAGGATGGGAGAATTTTTTGGATGTCGTCAACAAATTTTGTAGTAACCATATGATCCCAGTCCTGAATATGGAAGAAAAATATGAGAACTCGTGGTTACAGTAGACGTAATGGACAAATGATTACTAATTTTCATCATTATCGTGTTAAAATTTTTTGTcaggtattatttttaaatattttattgaattttaattttctaataatgttttttattcatttttttattgttaCAATATTAGGTTCTTGATATGATGGTTCAAGAGATGAATAATCGATTTTCAGAATCAAGTACGGAGGTACTTACTTACATTGCTTGCTTAGATCCAAAGGACTATTTTTCTCAATTTGATATTGGTAAGCTACTTCACCTTTTTGAACTTTATCCGGAGGACTTTTCATTGACTGATTGTGTAATACTTGAGGACCAACTTGAGACTTACATTCAAAATGTACTAGGTGAATTTTCTATGATTGAATATTTGGGAAGTCTTGCTAAAAAGATGGTTGAAACGGGCAAGAATATAATTTTTTCATTGGTATATCGTTTGATCGAGTTAGCATTAGTTTTACCAGTTGCAACTGCTTCTGTTGAAAGAGTTTTTTCTGCGATGAAAATTATCAAGACTGATTTGTGTAATAGGACAGGGATGAGTGGATGAATGACAGTTTGATAGTATACATCGAGAATGATATTTTTGCTACAATTGAAAATGAGTAAATTTTACAACATTTTCAACAGATGAACACTCGTAGGATCAAGTTGTCTCCTCTTGTTTGTATGTCTAGATCTGATATGGCTTGGACCTTTTATGGCGGATATCGGTGCACAGACTccctttttttatatttttagagaGAGGGAATTGATATATGATTTATTCGGTAGTTCAAGtatcaaaaaataattatattattgaTATGCAcatatttttatgtttgtatcattatcattatcattatcaatttagtacttttatcttttaatatatttatttgatagtaAGATTTTTTTTAGTCTTTTTTTTTAGCACCCCTCTAAATATTTGTCTGGATCCGTTATTGATTGTAATAATAGAACTCCATGGAGATTAAAacatttttaatatgaaaaatatGATAACATAGCTTTAacttttttaaaagaataaaagtAGGGAAGCTCTTTCGATaactaaatgttttttttttggccCATTTAATTAAACAAGACGTCCAAGAAGACGGCAGCATTAAGAAAGTGACCAGTTAGGCAGGTGTGGTTAGGTCAACCTCCTCCGTCTTCCAGCCATATATATTTTATTCACAGACGAATTAGATGTTCAATTATTAACAGCAGCAcccatgccatgccatgacatgcCGTGCCGTGCATCACATGGCACCCACTCATGCACTGCATACTCAATGCTGCATATGATAAAATACAATAAATTCACATCTCAGATTTCATTTATTCTCCTAATTTGCAAACCAACCACGAAACCTGCCCATTAAAGGTGAATTAGTGGCGCACCACGATCTGGGGCCTGCACCGCACATGCGATTGGCAGATCCATGTGGGGGAGCACAAGGGCCTGCAACATATCGCAAAGCAGTCATTCTTGCTTAGCAGGGTAAAAGTATAGAGTAAAAGTGTAAAACTAAACTGAAAATTGGGGAAGAAATAAAAAGGACATCCtaagttttttttccttgaatCATCGAAGGGGAAcactaaacatttttttttaatataagcgATAAGATGATTAAGGCAGGGCTTCCAAAGTTGGGATTGGAGTCAATAACGAATATGGTAATCAAATCAAAGAGGAGATAATACTCGGGGCCAACATGATTATATAGCTCAGCCAAAAAGTCCAGCAAATTAGACTTTTTGTCCAATCGGAACTCGAGTTCTCATGGTTCTCGGTAATCCCTAGCTGAGCCATTTTAGTTCGATTTAGAAGCACATAATCGCATGGTTCAACCGAACGATATAATCGATCAAACTTTTTAACCAATCGGATCCCGAGTCCCCCCACTTGATCGGACTCCGAATCCTCAGAGAGGCCATGTCGAGTCCTTAAAGAGGTCAAGTTGAGTTCTTAAATAGGCCGAGTCCTCAAGGTGGTCTACAACCTTTAGCCGAGTCTACCTCCTCCGAGAGCAAGGTCCGATCGAATGATGGAGGAGACTTAGCCAGCCTATTATAGAGTGCATCAATGGTCCACCAACTCAACATTTCTTTTTGACATTTTATGTAATCGTTGCTAGGAAATCATAGGAATATTCCCTGAGCAAGTTGTATACCGGAAACTTCTACCTTGCAAAGCGTAGGAATTGAAAGGTCTATTCTAGGAAAGATGTCATAGTATTATAATGGTCAGCCCTATTTTAATAATGTATCGAGATTCGTACAGAGAAGAAATGTAACACTATATAAGGAATCTCCATCTACAAGTGCATGTACGCGAGGCTTCGCTATCAAAGTTGATGGTTCATCGTTTCTATTCTTTATCTTCTCCACTACCGCTTGTCTGACTTAAACGTTGTAGTGTCTGCACCAGAGACCTCTCCCTGAGCCGATGATTGATGTTTTTTTGCTTCTAATTCTTCTACTTGATACGCAGGTTCACTCACAGCACAAGGTCCCACCCATCTAAAGTTCCCTCGCGGTCAACATCGAAGTCACCTATCCAAGGTTCCATCCTCCCCAATTCAGACTGATCAATCAGATATAATGATTTTACAATTCAATTAATTTTGGAATAGAGTCCGGCTCTATAAATTAAGAAAGTACAATAGCTCCTGATATAAATTCTAACTTCACAAGTGATTTAATCGTTATAGATATATCCTACATGAGAATTGAAccctaattatttaaaaaatacattCTGCTTCTTACATCCACACTAAGTCCTAAGGGGCATAACACTAAACAACTTATGAAAGTTTGACAAAAATCAAAAgatatctcattttttttttaatcatcaaaatttatatttttaatcaaaAGAACGTCCCACCCATCATCTTTTCCTGTGCAATGACAATGTTATCCTCGATATCTTTGCCACATATTTTAAATGTAATGCCAGATGAATTTGATTTATTCAACAATATTCATGTCGTAATAATTATGAGTTTATAAttactaaaataaataattatgagTTTATAATtactaaaataaaaatttatcttgtTCGACAATATTTATATTACAATATCTATGATTTTATCGATGCTTTaatacatatttatttttttctatagGAGATTACAGAAAAGACTTATTTTGTTAACTGGTTATGATAGAACTGTGGAGACGATAAATAGTATGAAAATAATGTATTGGAGAGCTATACACAGGTTTCTGTTGGGGGTGTGTTTTGATTAACAATAAGGAATGCCCTTTAATGATTTAAAAAAACAGGACGCCTTGATTTTTGCCCATGAAAGTTCATATAGTAGAGGACAGTCGTTCTAAAGTGGGACCTTCTGGTTATAGATTAACtgattaaactggatgttccccATTAGATTTTATAAACAGTGAGCTTGCATTGTTGAAGAAAATGGTTGCCAACCACAAGCGCAAGGGGACAAGAAAATGATGGGACTAGATAGAATTGCACCAACTAAAAGTGACAGATATTCTTTGTAAAGTGCTTTTGCTGTTATCCTTTTCTGCACCTCTGCTTCTGGATGCTGTTTCCACCTGCTACTTGGAAACTCAAATGTTTAAAATAACTAAAAGTTATTAATTTGAAGCTCAACTGATCCAATAAAAACTTACCTCTAAGTTTCTTGTACATTATGAATGACATGGTTCCAAACGAAATAGGATTTCATGGGAGATTCTATGGACAATCAGCTTGGTTCATGGCTTACTCCAgtgaagaaataaaaataagaggaATAGAGAGAAGGACACAAAATGCATATTCACAAGCCACCTCTCTCTTTTGCCTCTCCCTTTCTCTCTATTCACTCAAATAAACCATATTACTCTTTGTTATATGAGACAACTCATCTTGTCAGGCTACCCAACCCTCCCGAAGCTCTAAACTTATTCAACCCATCTAGCCCAATTGAACGAACTAGCTCACCCAATTCACCAATCATAAATTTTCATTTAGTCTAACCAACTTGATCGATTCCTCCAACCTGATATTCTGTCATTCTTGCACTCACGCTGCTCCACCCGAACATGTTTTGGAGTTCACAAGCACCATATCAACCATGAGCAAATGAGTCTTAAATTCTCCATCCAAATAATGGAATGTGAATCATAGAGGGAACCAGGACATTTCCTTTCCATTCCCCGCGACCAAATATGAGTAAGTTTATGTCTCATAAATCATTTACATAATGGCATATCTCCAGAGATGAAAAAAGAGGACAATGGAAGTTGCAAACCTTAGTctgaaaaatattagaaaatgCTGCTGGGCCTTGATCTTGATTCTTGAGAGTTGAGACTGTTGATGTTGAAGATGACGGGGATTAGTTCTTACCTCTTAGGGCATCCACAGATGGAGCCGCTCCTTCacctgttttttatttttttaattaaaataatttttttaatttaaatataatactGGAGGTGTTTTTTAATTATGACATAGATATATGGTGTGGGGGTTTAAAAAAATGTGGGACCCATGAAAAAATTGttgagaggtttttttttttttttgatagtgGAGAGATGTGTGAGGTTTTTTACTTTTTGACGTGGCGTGGATGTGGCAACGAAGGAGCTCCTCCAACGATTGTGGATGCTCGTAGTCATTACAAATGTCTTTACAGAGAGAATAAACACTTTTATATTAGAAGAAAATTATGAAGAAATCTAGAAACATAATGGGAGATTTACAAGCATCCACAATGGGAGCTCCTTGAATGGGAGCTCCCATTGTGGATGTGGTATAGGGGAGGTAGCTATCTCATTTTTGGGAAGAAGCtgcttcttcctttttttttttttttttttaatttaaattaacaaatcaataaattttttatttaggtcttttatttcaaataatgtaatttattttttaattattaatattatttagtgataatttatgaatttaagttttatttataaaGGGCAACCCGATATACGAAGCTCTCGTCATACGGGATCCCGGGGAAAgatccattgtacacagccttagcctgctttttgcaagagactatttccaggattcgaattcgtgaccttttgatcacatgacaacaattttactgttgcgccaaggctccccttcttaaattttatttatatataagataaATTATAATGGAAAAGTGTGGGGCCCATAAAAAAATTAGTTAGAGGATTTTTTTATATAATGGAGAGATATATAGAAATTTTTACTTTGATGCGCCGCTAATGTGGAGCTCTTGGAGAGCTCCCACAACATGGCGGGAGCTCTCCAAAAACTCCCTCGATGTCACATTAGTGTCACGTCAAAAGTAAACAATCTCACACACCTCTCTACTATAAAGACACCTCTCACCAACTCCTTTATGAGCTCCATATTTTCtcacaaattattattttttgatattttattgtttttatttaaaaaaataaacttacagaaaataaaaaaaaaaaagagcaagGAGCAAGTTTAAGGAGCCACTTTTTGCCATAAATGAGGGAGCTCCCTCACTTGAGCCACATAGACAATGGGGCTCCAAGGAAAGAATTCTGGATAAGGAAGGAGGTCAGATTAAGGGGTATCTATATGGGCCAATGGATTCAATAAAGTATTTTTGTGTTTTCATGACCATTTTAAGTTTCTATTTCACCTCATACTTTTCAGTTTTAACATCAATTTAAGGTCGCCTCGAAAACAAATCTCTATGATCAAACTGCCAGATTGTGTCAACCATGAGAAAGTGCTTTCATCAAGAAGATAAAATTCTCAAAATTGTTGTCAAAATCCTAAGTTCTTCACTGAACAATGAGGTTGCCATTACTGCAAGACTTAACTTTATTCTATCCCATTGCAAACACTCAGACAATAATTTAACATATAGATTAGAAGCACAATTCAGGTAAAAAGGAAAGTAAAGAAGTGATTCAGCAATCTCAAAATCGATAACAATCCTAATACTCAGTCAAAGCTAATGCTATTAGAACATACTGGCACAAACTCAATGAAACTCACCTCAATAGCATCCTACAGTTATCTGACTCCTCATCAtttaagttgagaaataataggGATTTCAAAGCATTGGTGCACTAGATCATAATTCTTACTGAAAAATAAGACACGGAGGGAGTTCAAAGCCAATGAATCTGAGATTTGAGATAACTCACATTGTTCAAAGGCCAACCTTAACATTGAGCTTCTCCTTCAAGACATCCATGACAGAGCCAAAATTAGCCTTCACGTTTACTGGTGGATTTGAAAATCGACAAGCCATGTCTGATATCTCCTTGGAGTGGTAGTCAACTTTGGACTGTGCGAATTTTAGGCCATGCGCAGTGCTAACTACTATGGTGCGGTCTTTGGTCTCAATCACTCCCTTCTCCCTCAGCTTGAACAGTGCCGCGAGAGCAACTCCTGTGTGAGGGCAGGCAAACATGCCTGTGCGGTCAGCGAGGGACATGGCGTCCATAAGTTCCTCCTCCGTTGCCTCCTCGACAATGCCATTCGTTGCCTGGAGCGCGAAAACAGCTCGATCAATGGAGACCGGATCACCGATTTGGATAGCTGATGCGAATGTGTCTGCAGCAACGATCGGCTTGAAGTCAGACCACCCAGATTTATAATGCAGGTAGAGAGGGTTGGCGTTGGCCGCCTGCGCACAAACGAGACGCGGCACACGGTCAACCAGTCCAAGCTCCCGGCACATCTCGAAGCCTTTATAGAAGGCGTAGATGTTGCCAAGATTGCCGCCTGGGACGATGACCCAGTCTGGCACTTCCCAATCGAACTGCTGCAGGATCTCAATGGCGGCAGTCTTCTGGCCCTCGAGGCGGAGGGAGTTGAGGGAGTTAGCGAGGTAGATGGGGAGCTCGGCAGTAACTTCGCGGATTAGGCGCATGCAGCCGTCAAAATCCGTGTCGATGGAGAGAACTGTGGCGCCGTTGGCAATCGGCTGGACAAGCTGGGCGAGAGATATGCGATCTGCAGGGAGGAAGACAATCGAGGGGATCCTGGCGGCGGCACAGTAGGCCGAAAGGGCAGCAGAAGTGTCCCCAGTGGAGGCGCACCCAACGCCGGCAATCGGGCGGTTGAGGGGAGCGCGGCGAAGGCGATTAACCTGGCTGACGAGGACGGTCATGCCGAGGTCCTTAAAAGAACCGGTGTGGGAGATGCCACAATGCTTGACCCAGAGATCAGGCATACCGCCTAAGTGATCGCGGCCGAGACGCTCGGCCCAGAAGAGGTTCGAGTTTCCCTCGAAGAGGGAGACAATGTGATCTGGATCGATCTCAGGGAGAACAAATTCTTTCTTGGACCAGACGCCGGAGCCATACGGCCAGGTGGTGCGGCCAACGCGAGAATCGAAGAGATCACGCCAGTAGGAGCCCGGGAAGCGCTTCAGAGCAGCGAAATCGTGGCGGACGTCGAGGAGGCCGCCGGAGCGACTACGGTATACCACGTCGTCGAGGGAGTAGGTTTCGGTGGAATCAGCAGAGGCGTTGAAGGGCACGTAGCAAGCCGAAAAACCATGCGAGCCGCTCGCCTCATCGCGACGATGAGCCTCCTCGCGGATGTTCTCATCCGCTGACCGCCGGATCTTGACCTTCTGCTGGTTTCCGCCGCTTTCACTGGCCGTCGCGGAGCATGAGATCCCAACCCCCCGACGGCAGTGGCGAAGGACGAGAAAGGGAACGTTAGGGTTCCGGAGGAGAGGGGACGCTTTTAGGGTTGGGACTCGTCGGGCGTCGTCGTTGCAGGAAAGTTGACGGTGGAGACGGGGAGAGGAGAACAAAGGGGAGGACACGGCGGCGTGGGAAGCTATGGCCATGgcgtcggcggcgtcggggaggaGAGAGTAGATTGTGGGGATAGAATGGAGATTTGGGCAATTGCCAAAAGTGAAGAGTTAATTGCAAAACTTGTAATGGGCCGGGAACAGGCCCAAGAAGCATCTTTAACGATTTGATCCACCACACCATTTCGAAACCCTAGCCGAGACGCCAAACCCTTCACTATAAATTGACATCTCATACGCCCAACGCTCGCCCTCCTCGCTTCATTGTCCCCGCTGCTGTGTTCTACTCCGCCGACAGCAAGATGGCTGACACCTTGGTCCTCCGAGGCACCATGCGCGGCCACTCAGACGTGGTCACTGCCATCGCCGCTCCCATCGACAATTCCGACATGATCGTCTCCTCCTCCCGGGACAGGTCCGTCCTCGTCTGGCATCTCACCAAGGACGCCCCTGCCGCCAGCCTTGATGGTGCCGGAGGGGGATCTTCCTATGGTGTGCCCCGGCGTCGACTCACCGGCCATTCTCACTTTGTCCAGGACGTGGTCCTCTCTTCCGATGGCCAGTTCGCCTTATCCGGTTCCTGGGATGGCGACCTTCGCCTCTGGGATCTCGCTACCGGACTCACCACTCGTCGCTTCTGCGGCCACACCAAGGACGTCATCTCCGTCGCTTTCTCCGTCGACAACCGCCAGATCGTGTCGGCCTCACGCGACCGGACCATCAAGCTTTGGAATACCCTCGGGGAGTGCAAGTACACCATTCAGGATGCCGATGCGCACACCAACTGGGTCAGCTGCGTCCGCTTCAGTCCCAATGCTTACCAGCCTACCATTGTCTCTGGATCTTGGGACCGTACTGTGAAAGTCTGGAACTTGTCTAACTGCAAACTTCGATGCACTCTTGCTGGTCATGGTGGCTACGTCAATACAGTTGCCGTTAGCCCCGATGGATCCCTTTGTGCTAGTGGTGGCAAGGACGGAGTTACGCTTCTCTGGGATTTGGCCGAGGGAAAGCGCCTTTATTCGCTTGATGCAGGAGCTATTATTCATGCTCTTTGCTTCAGCCCCAATCGTTACTGGCTTTGCGCTGCCACTCAAGAGAGCGTCAAGATCTGGGACCTCGAGAGTAAGTCTGTTGTGCAGGATCTTAAGCCTGAGACCACTGCCACCAAGAACCAGGTAATTAGGTTTTCATTTTACTTCACTGCAAGATTAAGTCATGGTTAGTTTTTTGTTACTCTAATTAATGTTCTTATTTGGTTTCTAATGTGTTTTGAGGCTCTTGCTTTGATAACGATACATTTTCAGTTTTCTAATTTCTATTATTATTAAGAGATCATGGGTAGAGTGTGATTGTGGATTAGATGTGATTGGACCAATGTGTTGGAATATGTGAACCAGAAGCCCCGCCAGTTCTTTGTTTTTGATTGATCTGAGCCAGGTTCTGATTTGCCCAGCGTGTTGAACTAATTATCTGTTCAGAGTCCACAAAATCTTCCACTTTACTTTTCAAAACATTGGATTGAACTGTACACTTAAAAAAAAcagatttttttatttaatttctcgGATTCATTTCTTAATTGTTCATTTTCATATCTGGCTTCTCGTTTGGTAACTATTCTTcagaaaatatgataaaaaagtaGAGGCATTGTTTTCTTTCTTATTTGGAGTGGTTTTTCGGAGGATATGTTTTATATCTTGATTTCTTATTGTCATTTGGTTTTGAGAATTAAATTGAAATTTCTTTTAGTAtatgttatgtttttttttgttaatttagaGATTTGTATGATTTTCAATTGTGGAGTGCAAAAATTGCCAATGTCTATTTCAAACCTAGATGAAAAAATGTCTTAAAGTGATAACTTTAAGCCCTGGCAATCAGTGCTTATTAATTCTGTAAGCATGCATACTAGTTTTTTGTATCTTACTATTGAATAAACGAATAAGATGCATACAGATGACTCTAAATAGTTGGGATTAACATTGTTCACTGATGTTGATGTTGTGAGTGCAAGATTAGTATATATGAAATAAAGTGCGAACTATTCAAAGGTGTAGAAATTTTATCATTTCTGTTGTTTTGTTTATTCATAAAGATGAAGTACCAAGATTTTAAAGTTGAAGGATTTAGGCAATGGTTGCTAAAGATTGGAAGAATGCAACATTTAAGATTTTACATATTACATCAAACTCATGATTTCAGATGGGAGATGAAAAATGCCAATCAATGAAATTCTTTTATACCTTAAGATATGCTTGAGCTGATGTTTTCAATTCTTGAGTTACTTTAGTCTCATGATAGGCTGAATTACTTGTCCTCTTGCATTTAAGGTGATCATATTGTTGGATCCTGATATTAGACATGATAGGTATGACTGAAGGTTATACAAGCGGCAAGGAATTTTTTTTCCCACTAAAACCATATGCAAACTTGATAGCTTTTATTATATATTCAATTCTGTTGATTAGTCGCTGTTTTTTAATACTTTCTCCTTTCTTTGAATTTATAAAGTTTAAACAGATTGGTTTGGGTTTTTCTTTGTCATGCTGGACAGATTTTTGCTTAACATGGTTCTGTGCTGATACTATatttttttggtcaaaactttaaattGTCATTGCTGAACTATTTGTTTTATCCTCATCAGATTCTGAAAGTGATTTTACATCTCTCATTTGTCTGTACGCTTAAATTTTTTATTGGATAGTTAATTAGCAAATACCAATCAAGTTAGTTCAATTATCTGATTCATGTTTCTTTGATTGGTTTAAATGTACGCAGATGCTGTATTGCACAAGCTTGACTTGGAGCGCTGATGGCAGTACTCTTTTCACCGGTTACACGGACGGAGCGATCAGAGTGTGGGAGATACGATACTAGAGACATGGATGGAGTTTCTCCTCTTTGGAGTTACATTTTACTAGCCAAAATTTTATTTCTGAATGAACAAATTCTATTGATGCTTTCCTAGCTTTAAGATACCGACTCATTTCTGCTTATGTCTCATTTTGTCCGTCATTGGAATTTTAAGTTGCTTTTCTCAAGTTTCCACCATGCTACACAAGTGTAGTACTCGCTCGTATTAATTGCTGGCTTGAATGAACTATTTACTTTCAATTTTTacaaaagcggtttttacatttTAAAACCCAAGTCTAGGAATTAAAAAATGTGCATGATCAATATGTCGGTTGAGTTTTTGGTTCTAAGCTTTTAATTAAAAAGATTCTATGGATTTCTGCTTCTTCCCCTGAAACTAGGCGTCTTTACGTGGGTCGGATCTTCTGGTCCCAAAATTCCTGGTCCCTCCTTGGTCCGCACAAGTATTATAAAACTCTCTCACGTGTCAAGCTCCAGCGCCCTAGCCTTGTGATTTCTTTCTCCTCTCGATTTCTTCTCCAACGTCGTCTCCTCCCAGTGTCGCCTCCTCCGCAGCCAAAGCCTTCGTCGTTTGCGACCTCCCTCCGAAGTCGCGTCCCTCTCGCGACCTCCCTCCAGCGCCACCTCTGCGCAAAGGCCTTACCCTCTCGACGACCAGCGCCACCTCCCTCCCTCCGACCTCCAGCGTCGCCTCCTCCGCAACCAAAGCCTTCGTCGACTGTGGCCTCCCTCTGAAGCTGCGTCCCTCCCGCGACCTCCCTCCAGTGCCACCTCCGCGCAAAGGCCTTACCCTCTCAACGACCAACGCCGCCTCCCTCCCTCCGACCTCCAGCGCCGCCGCCTTCTCCTAGCGTCGGGGACCTCCATTGCCGCCCTCGTCGCCTGCGGCCTACCGTCCTCCACCTCCTGCCGACTTCCAGCGCCGCCTCCTGTTTTGTTTAGGTATTCTCCAGCAAGCCTGATTTTTTGTACGCTTTGAACATTTATTGGTTGCCCGTTTCGAAATTCTCCATAATAATTCGTCGATTGTTTTTCCCTCGACTGAAATCCTTgtcttttagaatttgtaatgtCTCGTCTGCCTTTAGCAAAATGATCAGTTGGCGTTGTTGCCTTTTGCGTTTTGGCGATCAAAAAGTTCAGCTTTTCCTATTGTTCATGAAGTCTCTGTTCATCTCCGAAAACCTTCTTCAAAGATCCCTTTTTTATCATGGAAGAATCGTTTTCTAAGTTTCAAGTATTTGTCTGTTAAGATTATGAAACGTTTACATTACGTTGCAAGGATAAATATATATTTGGTCCTAAAGTTTTTGCATGTGCTAGTTGCTAGTTGCTAAGATTATGTTAAGATTATATTCTGTTAGTTGCATGTGCTAGTTGCTAGTTGCTAAAATCCATATTGTCAAAAGGTATTTTGTTTACTTAATTGTTTCTGGCATTTTGTTTGTCTTGTCATTTTAAC is drawn from Zingiber officinale cultivar Zhangliang chromosome 1B, Zo_v1.1, whole genome shotgun sequence and contains these coding sequences:
- the LOC121970458 gene encoding threonine synthase, chloroplastic-like, giving the protein MAIASHAAVSSPLFSSPRLHRQLSCNDDARRVPTLKASPLLRNPNVPFLVLRHCRRGVGISCSATASESGGNQQKVKIRRSADENIREEAHRRDEASGSHGFSACYVPFNASADSTETYSLDDVVYRSRSGGLLDVRHDFAALKRFPGSYWRDLFDSRVGRTTWPYGSGVWSKKEFVLPEIDPDHIVSLFEGNSNLFWAERLGRDHLGGMPDLWVKHCGISHTGSFKDLGMTVLVSQVNRLRRAPLNRPIAGVGCASTGDTSAALSAYCAAARIPSIVFLPADRISLAQLVQPIANGATVLSIDTDFDGCMRLIREVTAELPIYLANSLNSLRLEGQKTAAIEILQQFDWEVPDWVIVPGGNLGNIYAFYKGFEMCRELGLVDRVPRLVCAQAANANPLYLHYKSGWSDFKPIVAADTFASAIQIGDPVSIDRAVFALQATNGIVEEATEEELMDAMSLADRTGMFACPHTGVALAALFKLREKGVIETKDRTIVVSTAHGLKFAQSKVDYHSKEISDMACRFSNPPVNVKANFGSVMDVLKEKLNVKVGL
- the LOC121970465 gene encoding guanine nucleotide-binding protein subunit beta-like protein A, whose amino-acid sequence is MADTLVLRGTMRGHSDVVTAIAAPIDNSDMIVSSSRDRSVLVWHLTKDAPAASLDGAGGGSSYGVPRRRLTGHSHFVQDVVLSSDGQFALSGSWDGDLRLWDLATGLTTRRFCGHTKDVISVAFSVDNRQIVSASRDRTIKLWNTLGECKYTIQDADAHTNWVSCVRFSPNAYQPTIVSGSWDRTVKVWNLSNCKLRCTLAGHGGYVNTVAVSPDGSLCASGGKDGVTLLWDLAEGKRLYSLDAGAIIHALCFSPNRYWLCAATQESVKIWDLESKSVVQDLKPETTATKNQMLYCTSLTWSADGSTLFTGYTDGAIRVWEIRY